The following proteins come from a genomic window of Achromobacter sp. AONIH1:
- a CDS encoding Zn-ribbon domain-containing OB-fold protein, with protein sequence METVQRPLPQPTRITQPYWDAAREGRLVIQQCAHCKARQFFPREFCTACLSADLDWIECSGKGAVYTYTINRRGAGAAFGERVPYVVAAIDLDEGVRMMANIVDSPPEAVRIGSRVRVCFERVSDDIALPQFTLDG encoded by the coding sequence ATGGAAACCGTGCAACGTCCGCTGCCGCAACCCACCCGCATCACCCAGCCGTATTGGGACGCGGCCAGGGAGGGCCGCCTGGTGATCCAGCAGTGCGCCCATTGCAAGGCGCGCCAGTTCTTCCCGCGCGAATTCTGCACGGCCTGCCTGTCGGCAGACCTGGACTGGATCGAATGCAGCGGCAAGGGCGCCGTGTACACCTACACCATCAACCGGCGCGGCGCCGGCGCGGCCTTCGGCGAGCGGGTGCCCTACGTGGTCGCGGCGATCGACCTGGACGAGGGCGTGCGCATGATGGCCAACATCGTCGACAGCCCGCCGGAGGCGGTGCGCATCGGCAGCCGCGTGCGGGTCTGCTTCGAGCGGGTGTCGGACGATATCGCGCTGCCGCAATTCACCTTGGACGGCTGA
- a CDS encoding VRR-NUC domain-containing protein, whose protein sequence is MFPPHRYYYLHNFQRALAWVAERYDDVLDEPQRRFVADYAALPQPSQALLARLLLRRGPWFRASGLIYEEIGPAETAAAPLEALGWLDRDAAMTPDELFGLHTKPELLRLFPHLPASARKAELLDALRARQPDAKPYRDWHPDAGEAVWRLMAGEVCERFRLMFFGNLHQDWSEFVLADLGVFQYESVPFDAASRAFQSRADVDRYLALHACRAALDETPLAATGARLDALLAQVQACASANRWLEQRRAKVLLRIGQACERAGDWPAAERVYAQCAYPGARHRRIRVHERMTLLPEALALAEQALAAPESEEEAQRVARMLPRLRRALGQPRPPAAGLRAAPRHDLVLPRPADGLPVELAVRDHWHRDEAPAHYVENTLFNALFGLLCWPAVFAPVPGAFFHPFQRGPADLGAPDFPARRAAQFQACLALLDTPEYRDEIGRRYRDKQGLQSPFVSWDALSEPLLALALDCVPAAHLKRVFERLLSDVKTNRSGLPDLIRFWPAEKRYELVEVKGPGDKLQDNQIRWLDYCLSHGMPVSVCHVRWQDMDVAPASQGEGR, encoded by the coding sequence ATGTTTCCTCCGCACCGTTATTACTACCTGCACAACTTCCAGCGCGCGCTGGCCTGGGTGGCCGAGCGCTATGACGATGTGCTGGACGAGCCGCAGCGCCGTTTCGTCGCCGACTACGCGGCCTTGCCGCAGCCGTCGCAGGCGCTGCTGGCGCGGTTGCTGCTGCGGCGCGGGCCGTGGTTCCGCGCCAGCGGCCTGATCTACGAGGAAATCGGCCCGGCCGAGACGGCCGCCGCGCCGCTGGAGGCGCTGGGCTGGCTGGACCGGGACGCGGCCATGACGCCGGATGAACTGTTCGGCCTGCATACCAAGCCCGAATTGCTGCGGCTGTTTCCCCATCTTCCCGCGTCGGCGCGCAAGGCCGAGCTGCTGGACGCGTTGCGCGCCCGGCAGCCCGACGCGAAACCCTATCGGGACTGGCATCCGGACGCCGGCGAAGCCGTCTGGCGCCTGATGGCGGGCGAGGTCTGCGAGCGCTTCCGGCTGATGTTCTTCGGCAACCTGCATCAGGACTGGTCGGAGTTCGTGCTGGCCGACCTGGGCGTTTTCCAGTACGAGAGCGTGCCTTTCGACGCGGCCTCGCGAGCATTCCAGTCGCGCGCCGACGTGGACCGCTACCTGGCTTTGCATGCCTGCCGCGCGGCGCTGGACGAGACGCCGCTGGCGGCGACGGGCGCGCGGCTGGACGCCTTGCTGGCTCAGGTCCAGGCCTGCGCCAGCGCCAATCGCTGGCTGGAGCAGCGCCGCGCCAAGGTGCTGCTGCGCATCGGCCAGGCCTGCGAACGGGCGGGCGACTGGCCGGCGGCGGAACGGGTGTACGCGCAATGCGCCTATCCGGGCGCGCGCCACCGCCGCATCCGCGTGCACGAACGCATGACATTGCTGCCCGAGGCGCTGGCGCTGGCGGAACAGGCCCTGGCCGCGCCTGAAAGCGAAGAGGAAGCGCAGCGGGTGGCGCGCATGTTGCCGCGTCTGCGGCGGGCGCTGGGCCAGCCCCGGCCGCCGGCCGCCGGGTTGCGCGCCGCGCCGCGTCACGACCTGGTGCTGCCCCGGCCGGCGGACGGCCTGCCTGTGGAACTGGCCGTGCGCGACCACTGGCACCGCGACGAGGCGCCGGCGCACTATGTCGAGAACACGCTGTTCAACGCGCTGTTCGGCCTGCTGTGCTGGCCGGCGGTGTTCGCGCCGGTGCCGGGCGCATTCTTCCATCCGTTCCAGCGCGGTCCCGCCGACCTGGGCGCGCCCGATTTTCCGGCGCGCCGCGCCGCGCAGTTCCAGGCCTGCCTCGCGCTGCTGGACACGCCGGAGTATCGCGACGAGATAGGGCGCCGCTACCGCGACAAGCAGGGCCTGCAGTCTCCCTTCGTATCCTGGGACGCGCTGTCCGAACCGCTGCTGGCGCTGGCGCTGGATTGCGTGCCGGCGGCTCACCTGAAGCGCGTGTTCGAGCGCCTGCTGTCCGACGTCAAGACCAACCGTTCCGGCCTGCCTGACCTGATCCGCTTCTGGCCGGCGGAAAAGCGCTATGAGCTGGTCGAGGTGAAGGGTCCCGGCGACAAGCTACAGGACAACCAGATCCGCTGGCTGGACTATTGCCTGTCGCACGGCATGCCCG
- a CDS encoding cytochrome c, translating to MKALCIAALGVSLLVQASPSFADVGNGKKLFLARCAMCHGADAKGTGPLANKSNPPTPDLTTAAFRKRLTDYPGVIVSSVILRPNGDLIPRTLRENGVKLAPHAWTVQDFRDLNQYMSGLITRK from the coding sequence ATGAAAGCACTCTGTATCGCCGCGCTGGGCGTTTCCCTGCTTGTCCAGGCATCGCCGTCCTTCGCGGATGTCGGCAATGGGAAAAAGCTCTTCCTGGCGCGATGCGCGATGTGCCACGGCGCGGATGCCAAGGGCACAGGGCCATTGGCCAACAAGAGCAATCCGCCGACGCCCGACCTGACGACGGCCGCGTTCCGGAAACGCCTGACCGACTATCCAGGCGTCATTGTTTCCTCGGTCATCCTGCGGCCCAATGGCGACCTGATACCCAGGACGCTGCGGGAGAATGGCGTGAAGCTGGCGCCGCACGCCTGGACGGTCCAGGACTTCCGTGATCTGAATCAGTACATGAGCGGCCTGATCACCAGGAAATAG